A single region of the Triticum dicoccoides isolate Atlit2015 ecotype Zavitan chromosome 2B, WEW_v2.0, whole genome shotgun sequence genome encodes:
- the LOC119367331 gene encoding cytochrome P450 89A2-like: MEFTSWPWQSLLLFSTLSLIFILHSHRKGKELPPGPPALLFLVKFLALRRSIFDLPQLLRELHARHGPVISVRVFRPLVFISDRHLAHRVLVQSGATFAHRPDIFQPGLLFTSGARNINAAPYGPYWRLVRRNLATVMLHPARVSRFAPARRRTRDGLVRDLLAVAGSRPVTVRPLFRRAMFELIVCMSFGAWLGPEVLDEIQELQLWIVRSILSYPIFYLFPSLTKRLFRKRWAAHMAVRRRLCEIFVPLIRARRLRDDDTPAPCYADSLLALRVPEEGDRPLTDDEVVSMCSEFLSAGNDGTATVLEWIMAELVNHPEMQARVYEEVRSKPELSEGDLQALPYLNAVVLEALRLHPPVHFLIPHGVQSDGAEIGGYKVPKGAEVNVLIAEVGRDETVWTAAREFHPERFLDGGEGCDVDITGRKEIKMMPFGAGRRICPGYALGMLHVTYLVAGLVRELEWLPPADGEQVDMTEVLEFTTVMKRPLRARTIPRS, encoded by the coding sequence atggagttcaccagctggccatggcaatccctgctcctgTTCAGCACCCTCTCtctcatcttcatcctgcatagccATCGAAAAGGCAAGGAGCTCCCTCCAGGGCCGCCGGCCCTGCTGTTCCTGGTCAAGTTCTTGGCGCTCCGGCGGTCCATCTTTGACCTTCCTCAGCTCCTACGCGAGCTGCACGCGCGCCATGGCCCAGTCATCTCCGTGCGCGTATTCCGCCCGCTCGTCTTCATCTCCGACCGCCACCTCGCTCACCGTGTCCTCGTCCAGAGCGGCGCGACCTTCGCCCACCGCCCGGACATCTTCCAGCCCGGGCTTCTGTTCACCTCCGGCGCCCGCAACATCAATGCAGCGCCCTACGGTCCCTACTGGCGCCTCGTCCGCCGCAACCTCGCCACCGTGATGTTGCACCCGGCCCGTGTCAGCCGTTtcgcgccggcgaggcggcggacaCGCGACGGGCTCGTCAGGGACCTCCTCGCAGTCGCAGGCTCGCGGCCCGTCACGGTGAGGCCATTGTTCCGTCGCGCCATGTTCGAGCTTATCGTGTGCATGAGCTTTGGCGCCTGGCTTGGCCCGGAGGTGCTGGACGAGATACAGGAGCTGCAGCTGTGGATTGTGCGTAGCATTCTCAGCTACCCCATCTTCTACCTCTTCCCGTCCCTCACCAAGAGGCTCTTCCGCAAGCGGTGGGCTGCGCACATGGCCGTGCGCCGGAGGCTGTGCGAGATCTTCGTCCCGCTGATCCGCGCCAGGCGGCTGCGGGACGACGACACGCCGGCGCCATGCTATGCCGACTCCCTCCTCGCGCTGCGAGTGCCCGAGGAGGGCGACCGCCCGCTGACGGACGACGAGGTGGTCAGCATGTGCTCGGAGTTCTTGAGCGCCGGGAATGACGGCACGGCGACCGTACTGGAGTGGATCATGGCAGAGCTGGTAAACCACCCCGAAATGCAGGCGAGGGTCTACGAGGAGGTAAGGAGCAAGCCGGAGCTAAGCGAGGGCGACCTTCAGGCGCTACCGTATCTGAACGCGGTGGTGCTGGAGGCGCTGCGGCTGCATCCGCCGGTCCACTTCCTCATCCCGCACGGCGTGCAGAGCGACGGCGCGGAGATCGGCGGCTACAAGGTGCCAAAGGGCGCGGAGGTGAACGTTCTGATCGCGGAGGTGGGGCGCGACGAGACGGTGTGGACGGCCGCGCGGGAGTTCCACCCGGAGCGGTtcctggacggcggcgaggggtgcGACGTGGACATCACCGGGAGGAAGGAGATCAAGATGATGCCGTTCGGCGCCGGCCGCAGGATTTGCCCCGGGTACGCGCTCGGCATGCTTCACGTGACCTACTTGGTGGCGGGCCTCGTCAGGGAGCTGGAGTGGCTGCCGCCGGCGGACGGGGAGCAGGTGGACATGACCGAGGTACTGGAGTTCACCACGGTCATGAAGCGGCCTCTCCGAGCCCGCACCATCCCAAGGAGTTGA